One region of Gossypium raimondii isolate GPD5lz chromosome 6, ASM2569854v1, whole genome shotgun sequence genomic DNA includes:
- the LOC105773685 gene encoding D-amino-acid transaminase, chloroplastic — protein sequence MASMASLSASYPKYTSNFPTRYTHLLYDLCLVPRNPPLMKKGSFSDLTIVRSSNQTESMIDSTDKLSDIPLLSCLEAIEKLKRNRENNKGNQQYLAMYSSIFGGIVTEEAAMVIPMDDHMVHRGHGVFDTAIIANRHLYELDQHVDRIVKSATMAKIILPFDRETIQRILIQTVSVSKCINGSLRYWISAGPGDFQLSPSGCHQPALYAIVIEDKSLFDSKGIKVVTSSIPMKPPQFATMKSVNYLPNALSKMEAEEKGAYAAIWLDDDGFVAEGPSMNVAFITKEKEMLMPKFDKILNGCTAKRVFTLAEGLVREGKLRGIRVDNVSVDEGKSADEMMLIGSGVLVRPVIQWDEQVIGDGKEGPITQTLLNFILEDMKSGPSSVRVPVPY from the exons ATGGCTTCCATGGCTTCTCTTTCAGCTTCTTACCCTAAATATACGTCCAATTTTCCCACTAGATACACGCACCTGTTGTATGATTTATGTCTTGTTCCACGAAATCCTCCTCTTATGAAAAAAGGGTCTTTCTCGGATTTGACAATCGTTAGAAGTTCTAATCAAACTGAATCAATGATCG ATTCTACTGATAAACTATCAGACATTCCTTTACTGTCTTGTTTAgag GCTATTGAAAAGCTAAAACGTAACAGAGAAAACAACAAAGGGAACCAGCAATACCTGGCTATGTACTCTAGCATATTTGGTGGAATAGTAACCGAAGAAGCTGCCATGGTGATCCCTATGGATGATCACATGGTTCATAGGGGACATGGTGTCTTTGATACTGCTATAATAGCGAACAG ACACCTCTATGAATTAGACCAACATGTTGATCGTATCGTCAAGTCGGCAACTATGGCAAAAATTATTCTTCCATTTGATCGTGAAACTATCCAAAGAATTCTTATACAAACTGTAAGTGTATCTAAGTGCATAAATGGATCACTGAGATACTGGATTTCAGCTGGACCTGGTGACTTTCAACTATCACCTTCTGGCTGTCACCAACCAGCTCTTTATGCTATTGTGATTGAAGATAAATCTTTGTTCGATTCGAAAGGCATCAAAGTAGTTACTTCATCAATCCCCATGAAGCCTCCCCAGTTTGCCACCATGAAGAGTGTGAATTACCTTCCGAATGCGCTTTCAAAGATGGAAGCTGAAGAAAAAGGTGCATATGCAGCAATTTGGCTGGATGATGATGGATTTGTTGCTGAAGGGCCTAGTATGAATGTGGCATTCATTACAAAGGAAAAGGAGATGCTGATGCCCAAATTCGACAAAATTTTGAATGGTTGCACGGCTAAGAGAGTTTTTACTCTTGCGGAGGGACTGGTGAGAGAGGGGAAGCTTCGCGGAATAAGAGTGGATAACGTGAGCGTCGATGAAGGGAAAAGCGCAGACGAAATGATGCTTATTGGCAGTGGGGTCCTTGTTCGCCCTGTAATACAGTGGGATGAACAAGTCATTGGTGACG GCAAGGAAGGTCCAATAACTCAAactctcttgaattttatcctGGAGGACATGAAATCCGGTCCTTCATCAGTCCGAGTACCTGTTCCTTATTGA